Proteins co-encoded in one Chitinophagales bacterium genomic window:
- a CDS encoding DNA gyrase/topoisomerase IV subunit A, translating to MSEENNHNIELHNSEEEYNKNGELPSEVNENGELKEEGEDGEGNEEEEGELQNITSLKGLYENWFLDYASYVILDRAVPYMEDGLKPVQRRLLHALKQMDDGRFHKIANVVGQTMQYHPHGDASIYDALVKLGQKDLMVETQGNWGDYRTGDSAAAARYIEGRLSKFALEVAFNKENTEWQLSYDGRKQEPVYLPVKFPLLLAQGVEGIAVGLSTKILPHNFIELIKASIDILQGKTVQILPDFQTGGSADFSNYKEGQSGGRVRVRAKIDASDKRTLVIREIPFGKTTSIVMESIVKANEKGKIKIKRVTDNTAKDVEIAVELPSGVSPDVTIDALYAFTDCEVSIAPNCCVIIDNKPVFTSTNDLLRRSTEYTLQLLKSELEINLAALLEKLHFASLEQIFIEKRIYRKIEVAETFEEVIEIIDKALKPHTKKFVREVSRDDILRLIEIRIKRISKYDTFKAKDAIKALEEQIAEIKHHLAHLVEFAVDYFNNLLKKYGKGRERKTEIANFDTIQVAQVAVANEKLYVDRKGGFIGYGLKKEEYVCDCSDIDEIIVFRKDGNYLVTKISDKAFVGKDIIHVAVWKKNDERRIYHAIYYDGDSDRSYVKRFAVTAVTRDREYNIMTEHERSKLHYFEVHPNSESEMVEIKLHPRSKAKVKTLEYDFAELAIKGRTSRGNVLTKYPIAKIRQMEVGTATLGGRKIWLDESVGRLNTKKRGRLLGEFDTGDTILVLHEDGSYEMTDFEMTNRYDMKKTLSIQKFDPDMVVNAIYYRASNKTYYVKRFQIDTTTLGEKFSFLPENHGSYLLYAAIGDEVIVDYLCNEKLRGEKVMERLNFSEFIDIKGRSAIGNKLGNYHKVYEVNVVSITNKEEAEEKAEVEIREKEKKVEAVRKDGIEQGKLF from the coding sequence ATGTCAGAAGAAAACAACCACAACATAGAACTACATAATTCGGAAGAAGAATACAATAAGAATGGAGAACTGCCCTCTGAGGTGAATGAAAATGGAGAATTGAAGGAAGAAGGTGAAGATGGAGAAGGCAATGAGGAGGAAGAGGGTGAATTGCAAAACATCACCTCTTTGAAGGGATTGTATGAAAATTGGTTTTTGGACTATGCTTCCTATGTGATTTTGGATAGGGCTGTGCCGTATATGGAAGACGGGTTGAAGCCTGTGCAGCGTCGCCTCCTTCACGCATTGAAGCAAATGGACGATGGGCGTTTCCACAAAATTGCGAATGTAGTGGGCCAAACGATGCAGTATCATCCGCATGGAGATGCTTCGATATACGATGCACTGGTCAAATTGGGTCAAAAAGATTTGATGGTCGAAACCCAAGGAAACTGGGGAGATTACCGAACAGGTGACAGTGCGGCGGCAGCTCGATACATTGAAGGGCGGTTGTCCAAGTTTGCCCTTGAAGTGGCGTTCAACAAAGAAAACACCGAATGGCAACTCTCTTATGATGGCCGCAAACAAGAACCCGTTTACCTTCCCGTCAAATTCCCCTTGCTCTTAGCGCAAGGCGTTGAAGGAATTGCAGTTGGACTTTCCACTAAAATTCTGCCCCACAATTTTATCGAATTGATAAAGGCTTCAATAGACATTCTCCAAGGCAAAACGGTACAAATTTTACCCGATTTTCAAACAGGCGGTTCTGCCGATTTTTCCAACTACAAAGAAGGACAAAGCGGAGGACGTGTGCGGGTTCGTGCCAAAATTGATGCTTCCGATAAACGGACTTTGGTGATTCGAGAGATTCCTTTCGGCAAGACGACCTCAATAGTGATGGAATCCATCGTGAAGGCGAATGAAAAGGGCAAAATCAAAATCAAAAGGGTAACAGACAATACGGCTAAGGATGTGGAAATAGCAGTCGAACTACCATCGGGTGTGTCGCCCGATGTGACGATTGACGCATTGTATGCCTTTACGGACTGTGAGGTGTCGATTGCGCCAAATTGTTGTGTAATCATTGACAACAAACCCGTTTTTACCAGCACCAACGATTTGCTGCGTCGTTCTACCGAATACACGCTGCAATTGCTGAAAAGCGAATTGGAAATCAATTTAGCTGCCTTGCTCGAAAAACTGCATTTTGCTTCTTTGGAGCAGATTTTCATCGAAAAACGCATTTACCGAAAAATTGAAGTAGCTGAAACCTTTGAGGAGGTCATCGAAATCATTGACAAAGCCTTGAAGCCACACACCAAGAAATTTGTGCGAGAGGTGAGTCGTGACGACATTCTCCGATTGATTGAAATTCGCATCAAACGCATTTCCAAATACGATACCTTCAAAGCCAAAGATGCCATCAAAGCATTGGAGGAACAGATTGCAGAAATCAAACACCATCTTGCTCATTTGGTAGAATTTGCGGTGGATTACTTCAACAATTTGCTGAAGAAATATGGCAAAGGCAGAGAGCGCAAAACCGAAATCGCCAATTTTGATACCATTCAAGTGGCGCAAGTAGCGGTTGCCAACGAAAAACTGTATGTGGATAGAAAAGGCGGATTCATTGGCTACGGATTGAAGAAGGAAGAATATGTGTGCGACTGCTCAGACATTGACGAAATCATCGTGTTCCGCAAAGACGGCAATTATTTGGTCACCAAAATTTCGGACAAAGCCTTTGTCGGCAAGGACATTATACACGTAGCTGTTTGGAAAAAGAACGATGAACGGCGCATTTACCATGCTATTTACTACGACGGCGATAGCGACCGCTCGTATGTCAAACGCTTTGCAGTGACTGCCGTTACCCGTGACCGAGAATACAACATCATGACGGAGCATGAGCGTTCCAAATTGCATTATTTTGAAGTGCATCCCAACAGTGAGTCCGAAATGGTGGAAATCAAACTGCATCCTCGCAGCAAAGCGAAGGTGAAAACCTTGGAGTACGATTTTGCAGAATTGGCGATAAAAGGACGTACTTCAAGAGGGAATGTGCTGACAAAATATCCTATAGCCAAAATTCGACAAATGGAAGTCGGTACGGCTACTTTGGGTGGACGCAAAATTTGGCTCGATGAATCGGTTGGACGTTTGAATACAAAGAAACGGGGCAGATTGTTGGGTGAATTTGACACGGGTGATACTATTTTGGTCTTACATGAGGACGGTTCTTACGAAATGACCGACTTTGAAATGACCAATCGCTACGACATGAAAAAGACCCTGAGCATCCAAAAGTTTGACCCAGATATGGTGGTCAATGCGATTTATTACCGAGCATCCAATAAAACCTACTACGTCAAACGTTTCCAAATTGACACGACTACTTTGGGCGAAAAATTCAGCTTTCTCCCTGAAAATCACGGTTCTTACTTGCTCTATGCTGCGATTGGTGATGAGGTAATTGTGGATTATCTCTGCAATGAAAAACTTCGAGGTGAAAAAGTCATGGAACGCCTCAATTTTTCGGAGTTTATCGACATCAAAGGGCGTTCTGCAATTGGCAATAAACTGGGAAATTACCACAAGGTGTATGAGGTGAATGTGGTGTCTATCACCAATAAGGAAGAAGCGGAGGAAAAGGCTGAGGTGGAGATTCGAGAGAAAGAGAAAAAAGTGGAGGCTGTGCGGAAAGATGGGATTGAGCAGGGGAAATTGTTTTAA
- a CDS encoding endonuclease domain-containing protein: MKASPQNNWHYNKELLSLARQLRKNSTKSEIKLWFEVLRGKKMRGYVFNRQRPVLNYIVDFMCRELLLIIEIDGRSHHFEEAVQRDEQRQKELEAVGFTFLRFNDQLIFQDVLNVGRVIENWILNYEEGEV; the protein is encoded by the coding sequence ATGAAAGCATCTCCACAAAATAATTGGCACTATAACAAAGAATTACTCTCTCTCGCTCGTCAGTTACGCAAAAACTCTACTAAATCAGAAATTAAATTGTGGTTCGAGGTATTAAGGGGGAAGAAAATGAGAGGTTATGTGTTTAACCGACAACGCCCTGTTTTGAATTACATTGTCGATTTTATGTGCAGAGAGTTACTCTTGATTATTGAAATTGATGGTCGTTCTCATCATTTTGAAGAAGCAGTACAAAGAGATGAACAACGACAAAAAGAATTAGAAGCGGTTGGCTTTACTTTTCTTCGGTTTAACGACCAACTGATTTTTCAAGATGTATTAAATGTTGGTAGGGTTATTGAAAATTGGATATTGAATTATGAAGAAGGAGAAGTATAA